One Helianthus annuus cultivar XRQ/B chromosome 12, HanXRQr2.0-SUNRISE, whole genome shotgun sequence genomic region harbors:
- the LOC110894728 gene encoding plasma membrane ATPase-like isoform X2 → MEAAAIMPIALARGGSVLTGESLPMTKNPGDGVYSGSTCKQGEIEVVLIATGVHTFFWESGSSCREHDSCWAFSEGVAVSLANEDDEDQD, encoded by the exons ATGGAAGCAGCTGCTATCATGCCAATTGCACTTGCACGTGGAGGG TCTGTACTCACTGGAGAATCGCTGCCCATGACGAAGAATCCGGGAGATGGTGTTTACTCGGGTTCGACATGTAAGCAAGGAGAGATCGAGGTCGTTTTGATCGCGACTGGCGTTCATACATTTTTTTGGGAAAGCGGCTCATCTTGTCGAGAACACGACTCATGTTGGGCATTTTCAGAGG GTGTTGCAGTGTCTTTGGCGAACGAGGACGATGAAGATCAAGATTAG
- the LOC110894728 gene encoding plasma membrane ATPase 1-like isoform X1 — protein MSLLVPGDIISIKLGYIVPTDARVLEGDPLKIDQSVLTGESLPMTKNPGDGVYSGSTCKQGEIEVVLIATGVHTFFWESGSSCREHDSCWAFSEGVAVSLANEDDEDQD, from the exons ATGTCATTGTTGGTTCCAGGTGATATTATTAGTATCAAGTTAGGATACATTGTTCCTACTGATGCTCGTGTATTAGAAGGCGATCCGTtaaagattgatcag TCTGTACTCACTGGAGAATCGCTGCCCATGACGAAGAATCCGGGAGATGGTGTTTACTCGGGTTCGACATGTAAGCAAGGAGAGATCGAGGTCGTTTTGATCGCGACTGGCGTTCATACATTTTTTTGGGAAAGCGGCTCATCTTGTCGAGAACACGACTCATGTTGGGCATTTTCAGAGG GTGTTGCAGTGTCTTTGGCGAACGAGGACGATGAAGATCAAGATTAG
- the LOC110894731 gene encoding uncharacterized protein LOC110894731: MDDHVSAGVHFFATSQEILREWRSMGEETLAFEEAKKSFAEEREKFNAKKKGLQWRVAEAERKLEEQKQLNEQKQKDWESACARTNLEMQSQRDAIVRLSGDKTALAEEAQQARVAAEKKEKEYVARVDKLELLAQEKAAECETAQRLLAEKAAECQASELLSEEASADSRWLLSRGVPLLADRILHSSELARYMFELGRAGYNSGRKFGYAEGRFAAVNNEKDYHFELYKEDCDGAYAAKRQEFSMLDFAVVRAAGKLAHKVDGVALLKKALGEDGDASGGAGPS; this comes from the exons ATGGACGATCATGTTAGTGCTGGGGTTCATTTCTTTGCCACCTCGCAAGAAATTCTTCGCGAGTGGCGGTCGATGGGGGAAGAGACTCTTGCGTTTGAGGAGGCGAAGAAGTCGTTTGCTGAAGAGAGGGAAAAGTTTAACGCTAAGAAGAAGGGTTTGCAGTGGAGGGTTGCTGAAGCCGAGCGGAAGCTTGAAGAGCAGAAACAGTTAAATGAGCAAAAACAGAAAGATTGGGAGTCTGCGTGTGCGCGTACGAATTTGGAGATGCAATCGCAGCGTGATGCCATCGTGCGGTTATCTGGTGATAAGACGGCCCTTGCTGAAGAGGCGCAGCAGGCGCGTGTTGCTGCTGAGAAAAAGGAGAAGGAGTATGTTGCTCGAGTTGACAAACTGGAACTTCTTGCTCAGGAGAAAGCTGCTGAGTGTGAGACTGCTCAGCGCCTACTTGCTGAGAAGGCGGCTGAATGTCAAGCTTCTGAGCTTCTTTCCGAGGAGGCCTCAGCTGATAGTAGGTGGTTGCTTTCCCGTGGCGTTCCTTTG CTTGCTGATCGTATCTTGCATTCTTCTGAGCTTGCCCGCTATATGTTTGAGTTGGGTAGGGCAGGGTATAATAGTGGGCGCAAGTTTGGGTATGCTGAAGGCAGGTTTGCAGCTGTCAACAATGAGAAGGATTACCACTTTGAGTTATATAAAGAGGATTGTGACGGTGCTTATGCTGCTAAGCGCCAAGAATTTTCGATGCTTGATTTTGCTGTTGTTCGGGCCGCTGGGAAGTTGGCTCACAAAGTGGATGGAGTAGCCTTATTGAAGAAAGCTTTGGGAGAAGATGGAGATGCATCAGGAGGTGCTGGCCCTAGTTAG
- the LOC118484865 gene encoding uncharacterized protein LOC118484865, translated as MFPYFCCRFAVGYSLLNVLDPKSAGAMVEAIQADGNPTWLDQIRGRFLHPTDDSLSRYANEVLGEDVWDDSVDSGREGVIVLSSGSFDQNVEGLTSHCARAGTAHGGVAEPVHEVVGDEDDAEASVDPSAQLETRKKARTDRSGRREEKPEGEAAGSSRKRPSTLPYLDYVVVSDTLSDLGLGEVRQGSDPDDKATLTEHMKKKALDDHKRQLDEQAAALLAAKKAKLRKEASPAPSESEIDLGVFSGGRGNLLEEIFAASAPLPVLKTSKKPRAVDISRITPSTSPPSRTVGLTPPRDGVEVNVGGGEGFVEGMFEGGDAAGGDGGGDIAGGDGGGDKGKGIEVQVESSETTPQQTIYTKRPPGGGGATSGIVRSPHFEHNPDDSWGNPACDDLPHVPRWSLTQGSRMGDVKNCHEFFFFVASACGEDVSEES; from the exons ATGTTTCCTTATTTTTGTTGCCGATTTGCAGTTGGTTATAGTTTGCTGAATGTCTTGGACCCTAAATCAgcgggtgccatggttgaagcTATCCAGGCTGATGGGAACCCGACATGGTTAGACCAGATACGGGGTCGTTTTTTGCATCCCACCGATGATAGTTTGAGCAGATATGCGAATGAAGTCCTAggtgaagatgtttgggatgacTCTGTCGACTCGGGTCGAGAGGGAGTCATTGTGCTTTCTAGTGGGAGTTTTGACCAGAACGTTGAAGGTCTAACCTCTCAttgcgcgcgtgcaggtaccgcgcATGGTGGTGTTGCTGAGCCCGTGCATGAGGTTGTTGGTGATGAGGATGATGCAGAGGCATCTGTTGACCCCTCTGCCCAGTTGGAGACGAGGAAGAAGGCGCGAACTGATAGATCTGGAAGGAGAGAGGAGAAACCTGAGGGCGAAGCTGCTGGTTCTTCTCGTAAGCGACCCTCTACTCTTCCTTATCTAGATTATGTGGTAGTGTCTGATACGTTGTCTGACCTAGGGCTTGGTGAGGTGCGTCAAGGGTCGGATCCTGACGATAAGGCCACTCTGACTGAGCATATGAAGAAAAAAGCTCTTGATGATCACAAGCGTCAACTTGATGAGCAAGCTGCTGCTCTCCTTGCGGCCAAGAAGGCTAAACTTCGAAAGGAGGCCTCCCCAGCACCTTCGGAATCTGAAATTGACTTGGGTGTGTTTAGTGGGGGTCGTGGGAACCTTTTGGAGGAGATTTTTGCTGCGTCTGCCCCTCTCCCTG TGCTCAAGACTAGCAAGAAACCCCGGGCGGTGGATATTTCTCGGATTACTCCATCTACTTCTCCTCCATCGAGGACTGTTGGTCTGACCCCTCCTCGTGATGGTGTTGAGGTGAACGTGGGGGGCGGCGAGGGGTTTGTTGAAGGTATGTTTGAAGGAGGTGATGCTGCTGGAGGTGACGGTGGAGGTGATATTGCtggaggtgatggtggaggtgATAAGGGTAAAGGTATTGAAGTGCAGGTGGAGTCTAGTGAGACTACCCCACAACAAACCATCTACACTAAGCGTCCTCCTGGTGGGGGTGGAGCCACTTCCGGCATCGTGCGAAGCCCGCACTTTGAGCATAATCCTGATGATTCTTGGGGTAACCCCGCTTGTGACGATTTGCCCCACGTCCCCCGCTGGAGCCTTACTCAGGGCTCCCGGATGGGTGACGTTAAGAATTGTCACGAGTTTTTTTTCTTTGTTGCTTCCGCCTGCGGAGAGGATGTTTCAGAAGAATCGTAA